One window from the genome of Hippoglossus hippoglossus isolate fHipHip1 chromosome 6, fHipHip1.pri, whole genome shotgun sequence encodes:
- the pgghg gene encoding protein-glucosylgalactosylhydroxylysine glucosidase, whose amino-acid sequence MSSHSDPYIFSTDDLPSDRRFLPPLANGLLGWRVYNNIMHMGGVYNGEGGRCHRADVPCPLAIKAETEEPAQHTYSLDTNTGIFTHTLSSARVTASQSLYSHRYYPNLMVMEVILVRQVTTEEPVTVKLVSSFTPQSKDIVFESGPDYKGGRHIHGQTSTAEFPGGSCATVHLIWSSIPETLTLLPEQSKARWGFILVVANDLDSAQANFDEGLNLIATGELRPSHEKAWKELWLQSKVEVSGSESLCKALIGCMFYLLSAFPSLHDTSSSFGGVSPGGLSNGGDGQDYWGHVFWDQDIWMYPGIALFYPQLARSVLEYRVRTIDGAKDNAQKQGYKGIKFPWESAVSGREVCPDDIYGNQEIHINGDVTLAFQHYLYLSEDLSMFREAQGSEVIYGVADYWVSRVTWNPEDQKYHLLGVMPPDEYYYNVDNSVFTNTVAKFSLQFAVELADLLQHPAPKEWKEVAEHIKIPFDTESQYHPEFDGYVKGQPVKQADTVMLGYPLGLPMSAEIRRNDLEAYEPVTDPEGPAMTWGMFAIGWLELGEAERAQRLLEKCFSNIQGPFQVWSESTDGSGTVNFLTGMGGFLQAVLFGYTGFRVQKECLAFSPILPNDISELCLRGVNYLGNQMDWLLRKDEVCIIVRKQTRRDGSAKPQDLQVVLKASGEKIPLTPGLPVTFPREPGCVCKLPSVSSCWPL is encoded by the exons ATGTCCAGCCATTCAGACCCTTACATCTTCTCCACTGACGATCTGCCCAGTGACCGGCGCTTCCTCCCTCCCCTGGCCAACGGGCTCCTGGGCTGGAGGGTGTACAACAACATCATGCACATGGGCGGCGTGTACAACGGGGAGGGCGGGCGTTGTCACCGGGCAGATGTCCCCTGCCCTTTGGCCATTAAAGCTGAGACAGAGGAACCTGCCCAGCACACATACAGTTTGGACACAAACACGG GCATTTTCACTCACACTCTGAGCTCAGCCAGAGTAACTGCCTCACAGTCTCTATATTCACATCGATACTACCCCAACCTGATGGTGATGGAGGTTATATTGGTGCGGCAGGTGACGACAGAGGAGCCGGTTACTGTCAAGCTAGTCAGCTCGTTCACACCTCAGAGCAAAGACATTGTTTTTGAGTCTGGCCCTGATTATAAAGGAGGGAG GCACATCCATGGACAGACGTCCACTGCTGAGTTCCCTGGAGGCTCCTGTGCCACAGTTCACCTTATTTGGAGCTCCATACCTGAGACCCTGACGCTGCTTCCAGAGCAGAGCAAGGCCCGCTGGGGTTTCATCCTGGTGGTGGCCAATGATTTAGACTCTGCTCAGGCCAACTTTGACGAGGGCCTAAATCTGATTGCGACTGGTGAGCTGCGTCCGTCTCACGAGAAGGCCTGGAAAGAGCTGTGGCTCCAGAGCAAGGTGGAGGTGTCAGGGTCAGAGAGCCTCTGCaaggctctgattggctgcatgTTTTACCTCCTCAGCGCCTTCCCCTCCCTACACGACACCTCCAGCTCTTTTGGGGGAGTCAGTCCAGGCGGGCTGTCTAATGGTGGGGATGGTCAGGACTACTGGGGCCATGTTTTCTGGGACCAG GACATCTGGATGTATCCTGGGATCGCCCTTTTCTACCCACAGTTAGCCCGATCTGTGCTGGAGTACAGGGTGAGGACTATAGATGGCGCTAAAGACAATGCCCAAAAGCAAGGCTACAAG GGAATAAAGTTCCCATGGGAGAGTGCTGTGTCAGGGCGGGAGGTGTGTCCAGATGACATCTATGGAAACCAAGAGATTCACATCAATGGAGACGTCACCCTGGCCTTCCAACACTATCTCTACCTCAGTGAG GATCTGTCCATGTTCAGAGAGGCCCAGGGCAGTGAGGTGATATATGGTGTGGCTGATTACTGGGTTTCTAGAGTAACCTGGAACCCTGAGGACCAGAAATACCATCTCCTAG GTGTAATGCCGCCTGATGAGTATTACTACAATGTCGACAACTCTGTGTTCACAAACACGGTGGCCAAATTCAG TCTGCAGTTTGCTGTAGAGTTGGCTGATCTCCTCCAACACCCTGCACCGAAGGAATGGAAAGAAGTGGCCGAACACATCAAGATACCGTTTGACACAGAATCCCAGTACCATCCTGAGTTCGATGGCTACGTTAAAG GTCAACCAGTGAAGCAGGCAGACACGGTGATGCTGGGTTATCCTCTTGGTTTGCCAATGTCTGCCGAGATCAGAAGGAATGATCTTGAGGCGTACGAGCCAGTGACAGACCCTGAAGGTCCAGCGATGACATGG GGGATGTTTGCAATCGGCTGGCTGGAGCTGGGGGAGGCTGAGAGAGCTCAACGTTTACTTGAAAAGTGCTTCAGCAACATTCAGGGCCCGTTCCAG GTGTGGAGTGAATCCACAGATGGCTCTGGTACAGTCAACTTTCTCACGGGTATGGGAGGATTCCTCCAAGCTGTGCTGTTTGGTTACACTGGCTTCAG agtTCAGAAGGAATGTTTGGCCTTTTCCCCAATTCTTCCCAATGACATTTCTGAGCTCTGTCTTCGGGGTGTGAACTACCTTGGGAATCAGATGGACTGGCTGCTGAGGAAAGATGAAGTTTGTATCATAGTGAGGAAACAGACCAGGAGAGATGGCAGCGCTAAGCCCCAAGATCTACAGGTGGTCCTGAAGGCATCAGGAGAAAAGATCCCTCTCACACCAG GGCTGCCAGTAACTTTTCCTCGAGAACCTGGCTGCGTTTGTAAACTTCCTTCGGTGTCTTCCTGCTGGCCTTTGTAA